In Actinomycetota bacterium, the following are encoded in one genomic region:
- a CDS encoding hotdog fold thioesterase, protein MADPAVAPDPASAADDDAAAVIAWLRANRPGTLLERLGIEVAHADRSRVVGSMPVAGNTQPHGLLHGGASAALAETLGSIAASLHAGPNAVAVGIELSCTHHRAAHGGRVTGVATPISEGRTLATYAITVTDEAGALVCTSRLSCLIRATVPGKDGSGPRRV, encoded by the coding sequence GTGGCTGACCCTGCCGTGGCGCCTGACCCTGCTTCGGCGGCGGACGACGACGCCGCCGCTGTCATCGCCTGGCTTCGGGCGAACCGTCCCGGCACGCTGCTGGAGCGGCTGGGCATCGAGGTCGCGCACGCGGACCGTTCCCGAGTGGTCGGCAGCATGCCGGTGGCCGGCAACACCCAGCCCCACGGCCTGTTGCACGGCGGGGCGAGCGCGGCGCTGGCCGAGACTCTCGGCTCGATCGCCGCGAGCCTGCATGCCGGACCGAACGCGGTGGCGGTCGGCATCGAGTTGTCGTGCACGCATCATCGGGCCGCGCACGGCGGCCGGGTCACCGGTGTGGCGACCCCGATCAGCGAAGGCCGGACACTGGCGACGTACGCGATCACCGTGACCGACGAGGCCGGCGCGCTGGTCTGTACCTCGCGGCTCAGCTGCCTGATCCGGGCCACCGTGCCCGGCAAGGACGGGTCAGGCCCGCGGCGCGTCTGA